In Flavobacterium sp. N3904, one DNA window encodes the following:
- the mltG gene encoding endolytic transglycosylase MltG encodes MNLKKIVSLVSVALISVLIIYGFVLMYQIFSGNTKFAEKELYVYVPTGSNYEDVKKIIAPYVEDMGRFEMVAGKTSYPENVKAGRFLFKKGMNSYDLVKTMRINDPVSLAFNNQERLENFAGRVGSQIEPDSLELLNTFKDSVFLKENGFTEDNVLVMFIPNTYDIYWNISAEKFRDKMIKEYHKFWNKERTAKAAAQGLTPIQATILASIVHKESVKKDERPRIAGVYLNRMRLEMPLQADPTVIFAMKKKSNDFNQVIKRVFYNDLIMKHPYNTYMNIGLPPGPIAMPDITALEAVLNPEKNNYIYFCASVDRFGYHEFAATLPEHNINAKKYSDWINSQGVQR; translated from the coding sequence TTGAATCTAAAAAAAATAGTATCATTAGTATCTGTAGCATTAATATCAGTATTAATCATTTACGGGTTTGTTTTGATGTATCAAATTTTTAGTGGTAACACAAAATTTGCAGAAAAGGAGTTGTATGTTTATGTACCAACTGGGTCCAATTATGAGGATGTAAAAAAAATAATTGCTCCTTATGTCGAGGATATGGGACGTTTTGAAATGGTAGCTGGAAAAACAAGCTATCCTGAAAATGTAAAAGCTGGGAGGTTTTTGTTTAAAAAAGGAATGAACAGTTATGATTTGGTTAAAACAATGCGGATTAATGATCCGGTAAGTTTGGCTTTTAACAATCAGGAACGTTTGGAAAATTTTGCTGGTCGAGTGGGTTCGCAAATTGAACCGGACAGTTTAGAATTATTGAATACGTTTAAAGATTCTGTATTTTTGAAAGAAAACGGATTTACAGAGGATAATGTTTTGGTTATGTTTATTCCGAATACTTATGATATTTATTGGAATATTTCAGCGGAGAAATTCCGAGACAAAATGATTAAAGAGTATCATAAATTTTGGAACAAAGAAAGAACTGCTAAAGCTGCAGCACAAGGTCTAACGCCAATTCAAGCAACAATTTTGGCTTCGATAGTGCATAAAGAGTCAGTTAAGAAAGACGAAAGACCAAGAATTGCAGGGGTTTATTTGAATCGAATGAGACTTGAAATGCCATTGCAAGCTGACCCAACGGTTATTTTTGCAATGAAAAAGAAATCGAATGATTTTAATCAAGTTATAAAAAGAGTTTTTTATAATGATTTGATAATGAAACATCCTTATAATACCTATATGAATATTGGGCTTCCTCCAGGGCCAATTGCAATGCCTGATATTACGGCACTTGAGGCGGTTTTAAATCCGGAAAAGAACAACTACATTTATTTTTGTGCGAGTGTTGACCGTTTTGGGTATCACGAATTTGCGGCTACTTTGCCTGAGCATAATATTAATGCCAAAAAATATTCGGATTGGATTAATAGTCAAGGCGTACAACGTTAA
- a CDS encoding GNAT family N-acetyltransferase encodes MKTLKGDNIYIRALEPNDLEFIYAIENDQSIWEVSNTHTPYSRFLVKQYLENAHQDIYEAKQLRLAICQDQDFPALGLIDLFDFDPKNNRAGVGIVIQGTENRNQNIGSEALDLLIQYAFYNLNLHQLYANIGTENTASIALFTKFGFQKIGVKKDWTFVNGVYKDEAIFQLINNHTSDSEL; translated from the coding sequence ATGAAAACATTAAAAGGCGATAACATTTACATCCGAGCACTTGAACCCAATGATTTGGAGTTTATTTATGCTATAGAAAATGATCAAAGTATTTGGGAGGTAAGCAACACTCATACACCTTATAGTCGGTTTTTGGTGAAGCAGTATTTAGAAAATGCCCATCAGGATATTTATGAGGCCAAGCAATTGCGACTGGCTATTTGTCAAGATCAGGATTTTCCCGCTTTGGGATTAATTGATTTGTTTGATTTTGACCCTAAGAACAATAGAGCAGGCGTGGGGATAGTAATTCAAGGAACAGAGAACAGAAATCAGAACATTGGGTCAGAAGCATTAGACTTATTGATTCAATATGCTTTTTATAATCTTAACTTACATCAATTATACGCAAATATTGGAACCGAAAATACCGCTAGTATCGCTCTTTTTACTAAATTTGGTTTCCAAAAAATAGGCGTAAAAAAAGATTGGACTTTTGTCAATGGAGTTTACAAGGACGAAGCTATTTTTCAACTAATTAATAATCACACGAGCGACAGCGAACTGTAG
- the dapF gene encoding diaminopimelate epimerase, with translation MQLEFYKYQGAGNDFVMIDNRSSFFPKENTELIEHLCDRRFGIGGDGLILLENDTETDFRMVYYNSDGNQSSMCGNGGRCLVAFAKDLKVIEDKTTFIATDGLHHASFEDNELVSLQMIDVPAIDIKKEYSFLNTGSPHHVQMVEDLEHYNVKENGSAIRFGELYGAAGSNINFVKKIDDNTFRLRTYERGVEDETLACGTGATAVAIAMNATGQTNATAINVNVEGGKLVVSFDKTPNGFTNVFLKGPAEFVFKGVIEI, from the coding sequence ATGCAATTAGAATTTTATAAATATCAAGGGGCTGGAAATGATTTTGTTATGATTGACAATCGTTCTAGTTTTTTTCCAAAAGAGAATACGGAATTGATTGAACATCTTTGTGATAGACGTTTCGGAATTGGTGGCGACGGGCTTATTTTGTTGGAAAATGATACCGAAACTGATTTTAGGATGGTGTATTACAACTCCGATGGAAATCAAAGTTCAATGTGTGGAAATGGAGGGCGTTGTTTGGTGGCTTTCGCCAAAGATCTAAAAGTGATTGAAGATAAAACTACATTCATTGCAACCGATGGTTTGCATCACGCTTCATTCGAAGATAATGAATTGGTTTCTTTACAGATGATTGATGTTCCTGCTATAGATATTAAAAAAGAGTATTCGTTCTTGAATACAGGTTCTCCGCATCATGTGCAAATGGTAGAAGATCTAGAGCATTATAATGTAAAAGAAAATGGTTCTGCCATTCGTTTTGGTGAATTATATGGAGCGGCAGGAAGTAATATTAATTTCGTAAAAAAAATAGACGACAACACTTTTAGACTTCGAACTTACGAAAGAGGAGTAGAGGATGAAACTTTGGCTTGCGGAACTGGGGCTACAGCGGTTGCAATTGCCATGAATGCAACTGGACAAACCAATGCCACAGCTATTAATGTGAATGTTGAAGGTGGAAAATTAGTAGTTTCTTTTGATAAAACACCAAACGGTTTTACCAATGTTTTCTTGAAAGGTCCTGCTGAATTTGTGTTTAAAGGGGTAATTGAGATTTAA
- a CDS encoding trypsin-like peptidase domain-containing protein, translated as MKQISKLFLVSLLSGATTLGAYKLLFDNNGYFSSNKNGITTLAPESYGRSVSLGAENIDFTVAADKTVHTVVHVKNVSVRTISNPIMEYFYGYGGQQQQEQVGTGSGVIISEDGYIVTNNHVVKDASDIEITLNNKKTYKAKLIGTDSKMDIALLKIDADEKLPYSTFANSDSVKVGEWVLAVGNPYNLTSTVTAGIVSAKARNLDTRGIQSFIQTDAAVNPGNSGGALVNTRGELIGINTMISSMTGSYVGYSFAIPSNNARKIIEDIMEFGNVQRGILGVEGGELNGTASKELGISQTQGFYINKVTKNSGAEKAKLQKGDIIIKLDNQDIATFADLSGYVNTKRPNDKIQVTYLRDGKTLVTPVVLSKNENFNSEFKGIEIENIDAADKKKFRLDYGVKIKSITNENLAQYSDELTGNIILSIDNVKATNVETVSKLLNNKDEKQSTRIEMINKNGEVIRIII; from the coding sequence ATGAAACAAATTTCAAAATTATTCTTGGTATCCTTGTTGAGTGGCGCAACGACCCTTGGCGCGTACAAATTATTATTTGACAACAATGGTTATTTTTCATCCAACAAAAACGGAATTACAACACTTGCTCCAGAATCCTACGGAAGATCAGTTTCTTTAGGAGCCGAAAACATTGATTTTACGGTTGCCGCAGATAAAACCGTTCATACTGTAGTTCACGTAAAAAATGTATCGGTAAGAACTATTTCCAATCCTATAATGGAATACTTTTATGGCTATGGTGGACAGCAACAACAAGAGCAAGTTGGAACAGGATCGGGCGTAATTATTTCTGAGGATGGCTATATCGTCACCAACAATCACGTAGTAAAAGACGCTTCTGATATTGAAATCACGCTAAACAACAAAAAAACGTATAAAGCAAAACTCATTGGAACCGATTCTAAAATGGATATTGCTTTATTAAAAATTGATGCAGACGAAAAATTACCTTATTCTACTTTTGCCAATTCCGATTCGGTTAAAGTGGGTGAATGGGTACTGGCCGTTGGAAATCCTTATAACTTGACGTCGACCGTTACAGCTGGAATTGTTTCGGCAAAAGCCAGAAACCTAGACACTCGAGGCATTCAGTCTTTCATTCAAACTGATGCTGCCGTAAACCCTGGAAACAGTGGAGGCGCATTGGTAAACACTCGCGGAGAATTAATTGGTATCAACACTATGATTTCATCCATGACAGGCTCTTACGTAGGATACTCTTTTGCCATTCCTTCCAATAATGCTCGAAAAATTATCGAGGATATCATGGAATTTGGAAATGTACAAAGAGGAATTCTTGGAGTTGAAGGTGGTGAGCTAAACGGAACTGCATCAAAAGAATTGGGTATTTCACAAACACAAGGTTTCTACATTAACAAAGTAACCAAAAACTCTGGTGCCGAAAAAGCAAAATTGCAAAAAGGAGATATCATTATCAAATTGGACAATCAAGATATTGCCACTTTTGCAGACCTTTCGGGTTATGTAAACACCAAAAGACCAAATGATAAAATTCAGGTTACTTATTTACGAGATGGAAAAACGTTGGTTACTCCTGTTGTATTGAGTAAAAATGAAAATTTCAATAGCGAATTCAAAGGAATCGAAATTGAAAATATTGATGCCGCTGACAAAAAGAAATTCAGATTGGATTATGGCGTAAAAATCAAATCGATTACAAATGAAAACTTGGCACAATATAGTGACGAACTTACCGGAAATATCATTTTAAGCATTGACAATGTCAAAGCTACCAATGTGGAAACTGTTTCTAAACTTTTGAATAATAAAGACGAAAAACAAAGTACCCGTATCGAAATGATAAATAAAAACGGAGAAGTCATTCGAATCATTATCTAA
- a CDS encoding glyceraldehyde-3-phosphate dehydrogenase gives MDLYEKEVSFQADRRRSGVELIKTISDLWYDKSIELVLFRNQLIDRNVSEIINLHEYAGKFVGKPISVSDSVEIANIILSLDLPPAKLDIGKLTYEYRLEDEKYPDARHFVLDKLKETKFSEEIQPKDVVLYGFGRIGRLLARELMSKTGKGEQMRLRAIVTRDKNDATSLEKRASLLRYDSIHGDFQGSVVADTKNNALIINGTTVHIITANTPEEIDYTKYGINNALVIDNTGAFTTKEALSRHLVSKGVDKVLLTAPGKGVPNIVHGVNQNEYNPDEIDIFSAASCTTNAITPILKAIEDTLGVVKGHLETIHAYTNDQNLVDNMHNKYRRGRAAALNMVITETGAGTAVAKALPSLEGKLTSNAIRVPVPNGSLVVLNLEVTKETSVEAINAIMKKYALEGELVEQIKYSLNNELVSSDIVGTSAPSIYDSNATIVSKDGKNIVLYIWYDNEYGYSHQVIRLAKYIAKVRRFTYY, from the coding sequence ATGGATTTATACGAAAAAGAGGTTTCGTTTCAAGCCGACAGAAGACGTTCAGGAGTAGAATTAATCAAAACGATCAGTGATTTATGGTACGACAAATCAATCGAATTGGTTTTGTTCCGCAACCAATTAATTGACCGAAACGTAAGCGAAATTATCAACTTACACGAATATGCAGGCAAATTTGTAGGAAAACCCATTTCGGTTTCAGATTCAGTTGAAATTGCCAATATCATTCTTTCTTTAGACTTACCACCAGCAAAATTAGATATTGGAAAACTTACTTATGAATATCGATTAGAGGATGAAAAATACCCAGATGCAAGGCATTTTGTTTTAGATAAATTAAAAGAAACCAAATTCTCTGAAGAAATCCAACCCAAAGATGTTGTGTTGTATGGTTTTGGTCGTATAGGACGTTTATTAGCTAGAGAGTTAATGTCCAAAACAGGCAAAGGAGAGCAAATGCGTTTGAGAGCAATCGTTACAAGAGACAAAAACGATGCTACAAGCCTGGAAAAAAGGGCTTCTTTATTGCGTTATGACTCCATTCATGGCGATTTTCAAGGTTCTGTCGTTGCCGATACAAAAAACAATGCTTTAATCATCAACGGCACTACTGTTCATATCATAACAGCAAACACTCCTGAGGAAATTGACTATACTAAATACGGCATCAATAATGCACTCGTAATCGACAATACTGGTGCTTTCACTACCAAAGAAGCTTTGAGCCGTCATTTAGTTTCAAAGGGAGTCGATAAAGTATTGCTTACCGCTCCAGGAAAAGGAGTTCCAAATATCGTTCATGGTGTGAATCAAAACGAGTACAACCCGGACGAAATCGACATTTTCTCTGCTGCTTCTTGCACCACCAATGCGATTACTCCGATCCTAAAAGCGATTGAAGACACTTTGGGAGTAGTAAAAGGACATTTAGAAACCATTCACGCTTATACAAACGACCAAAATTTGGTTGATAATATGCACAATAAATACCGTCGTGGTAGAGCTGCTGCACTAAACATGGTCATCACAGAAACTGGCGCAGGTACTGCAGTTGCCAAAGCATTGCCGTCCTTGGAAGGCAAATTAACTTCAAATGCCATTCGTGTTCCGGTTCCAAATGGTTCATTGGTTGTATTAAATCTTGAAGTAACCAAAGAAACTTCGGTAGAAGCTATCAACGCAATCATGAAAAAATACGCACTCGAAGGCGAACTGGTAGAACAAATCAAATATTCATTGAATAACGAATTGGTATCTTCCGACATAGTGGGAACTTCGGCTCCTTCAATTTATGACAGCAATGCAACAATCGTTTCCAAAGATGGAAAAAATATAGTGCTTTATATTTGGTACGACAACGAATACGGGTATAGTCACCAAGTGATTCGACTTGCCAAATACATTGCCAAAGTAAGACGTTTTACGTACTACTAG
- a CDS encoding Lrp/AsnC family transcriptional regulator, translating to MILDETDRKILRLLQEDAHLTLKDISNRINLSLTPVHDRVKRLEKEGIIEKYVSILNKKKLGKNLTVYCQVTLVKQTFDISDSFNQAILNLPEVVECNFVSGSFDYMLKIVLPDMESYHHFHQMKLSILPEVSLINSFFIISEVKSTTVLPI from the coding sequence ATGATTTTAGACGAAACCGACAGAAAAATATTGCGTCTTCTGCAAGAAGATGCTCATTTGACATTGAAAGACATTTCAAATCGAATAAATCTTTCGCTAACACCTGTTCATGACAGAGTGAAACGTCTTGAAAAAGAGGGTATTATAGAGAAGTATGTCTCTATTTTAAATAAAAAAAAGCTAGGAAAAAACCTTACAGTTTATTGTCAGGTGACATTGGTGAAGCAAACTTTTGATATTTCGGATAGTTTCAATCAGGCGATACTGAATTTACCCGAAGTGGTAGAGTGCAATTTTGTTTCGGGAAGTTTTGATTATATGCTCAAAATTGTATTGCCCGATATGGAAAGTTACCATCATTTTCATCAAATGAAATTGTCGATTTTGCCTGAGGTGTCTTTGATAAATAGTTTTTTTATTATTTCGGAAGTGAAGAGTACGACGGTTTTACCTATTTAA
- the ald gene encoding alanine dehydrogenase: MIIGVPKEIKNNENRVALTPAGVAEMKNNGHSVYVQATAGEGSGFADEEYAAAGAIILPTIEEVYSIAEMIIKVKEPIASEYPLIKKDQLLFTYFHFASSEPLTHAMIERQAICLAYETVEKIDRSLPLLVPMSEVAGRMSIQEGAKYLEKPLKGRGILLGGVPGVPPAKVLVLGGGIVGTQAAKMAAGLGAQVTIMDVSLPRLRQLDDIMPANVMTQMSNNYNIRKAILDTDLIIGAVLIPGAKAPHLITRDMLKLMRPGTVLVDVAVDQGGCIETCTPTTHENPTFIIDDIVHYCVANMPGAVPYTSTLALTNATLPYAVQLANKGWQKACAENEELKKGLNIANGKILYKGVAEAWNLPFNEELVLENAVC; the protein is encoded by the coding sequence ATGATAATCGGTGTACCAAAAGAAATTAAGAATAACGAAAATCGTGTTGCTCTAACTCCAGCAGGTGTTGCTGAGATGAAAAATAACGGTCATAGTGTTTATGTTCAAGCAACTGCAGGTGAAGGAAGCGGTTTTGCTGACGAAGAATATGCTGCAGCCGGTGCTATAATCTTGCCTACTATTGAGGAGGTATACAGCATTGCCGAAATGATTATCAAAGTAAAAGAGCCAATTGCTTCAGAATATCCTTTGATAAAAAAGGACCAATTACTTTTCACATACTTTCACTTTGCATCATCAGAGCCATTAACTCATGCAATGATTGAGCGTCAAGCTATCTGCTTGGCATACGAAACTGTTGAAAAAATAGACCGTAGCTTACCATTATTAGTTCCAATGTCTGAAGTAGCAGGTCGTATGTCTATTCAAGAAGGTGCAAAATACTTAGAAAAACCATTAAAAGGAAGAGGAATTCTTCTTGGAGGTGTTCCAGGTGTTCCTCCTGCTAAAGTATTAGTACTTGGTGGTGGAATCGTAGGAACTCAAGCAGCAAAAATGGCTGCCGGTTTAGGAGCTCAAGTCACTATTATGGATGTAAGTTTACCACGTTTACGCCAATTAGACGATATTATGCCAGCTAACGTTATGACTCAAATGTCTAACAACTATAACATCAGAAAAGCAATTTTGGACACTGATTTAATTATTGGTGCAGTATTAATTCCAGGAGCAAAAGCACCTCACTTGATTACTCGTGATATGCTAAAATTAATGCGTCCGGGAACTGTTCTTGTTGACGTAGCAGTTGACCAAGGAGGTTGTATCGAAACTTGTACTCCTACAACTCACGAGAATCCAACTTTCATCATTGACGATATCGTACATTACTGCGTGGCTAATATGCCAGGTGCAGTACCTTATACTTCAACATTAGCGCTTACAAATGCCACTTTACCTTATGCTGTACAATTGGCAAACAAAGGATGGCAAAAAGCGTGTGCTGAAAACGAAGAATTAAAAAAAGGATTAAACATTGCTAACGGAAAAATCCTTTACAAAGGAGTAGCCGAAGCTTGGAACCTTCCTTTTAATGAAGAGTTAGTATTAGAAAACGCTGTTTGCTAA
- a CDS encoding APC family permease, with amino-acid sequence MEENKQGEFKRELGLLDGTMLVVGSMIGSGIFIVSADIARQVGSAGWLILIWLISGLITMIAAVSYGELSAMFPNAGGQYVYLKEAYNKLIAFLYGWSFFAVIQTGTIAAVGVGFSKFAAYLYSPLSDENVLYELGAFKLNAAQIVSIITIVLLTYINSRGVKNSKIMQTVLTIIKILSLFGLIVFGFLLAAKADIWNANWSNAWSSRAFDTESGSWMPIGGTALLTGISAAMVGSLFSSDAWVGVTFIAGEIKNPKRNVGLSLFLGTFIVTIIYLLANLMYLAVIPFQEIATAKSDRVAVVASQYTFGDMGTIIIAVMIMISTFACNNGLIMAGARVYYTMAKDGLFLKKAGEINKAGVPAWALWVQCVWASALCLTGKYGDLLDFVIIIVLIFYILTIYGIFILRKKMPNVERPYKAFGYPFLPLVYIIVAVAICIGLLLTKFSTCGWGVLIMLTGIPVYYLSKPKE; translated from the coding sequence ATGGAAGAAAACAAACAGGGAGAATTTAAAAGAGAACTTGGATTACTGGACGGAACTATGCTTGTAGTAGGGTCAATGATTGGTTCAGGGATATTTATAGTGAGTGCAGATATTGCTAGACAAGTAGGATCTGCGGGCTGGCTTATATTGATATGGCTTATTTCAGGGTTAATTACCATGATTGCAGCCGTAAGTTATGGCGAATTGAGCGCCATGTTTCCTAATGCTGGAGGGCAATATGTTTATCTAAAAGAAGCATATAATAAATTAATTGCCTTTTTATATGGCTGGAGTTTCTTTGCTGTGATACAAACAGGAACTATAGCGGCAGTGGGTGTTGGATTTTCCAAATTTGCAGCTTATTTGTATTCACCATTGAGTGATGAAAATGTTTTGTATGAATTGGGAGCTTTTAAACTAAATGCTGCTCAAATTGTTTCTATAATCACGATTGTCTTATTGACTTACATTAATAGTCGCGGGGTAAAGAACAGTAAAATTATGCAAACGGTTTTGACTATAATTAAAATTTTATCGCTGTTTGGTTTGATTGTCTTTGGGTTTCTTCTGGCTGCGAAAGCAGATATTTGGAATGCCAACTGGTCTAATGCGTGGAGTTCAAGAGCTTTTGATACTGAAAGTGGTTCTTGGATGCCTATTGGAGGGACTGCTTTGCTAACAGGTATTTCTGCAGCAATGGTGGGTTCTTTATTTTCAAGTGATGCTTGGGTTGGAGTTACTTTTATAGCTGGGGAAATTAAAAATCCAAAACGTAATGTTGGACTGAGTTTGTTCTTGGGAACATTTATTGTGACGATTATTTATTTATTGGCAAACTTGATGTATTTGGCCGTTATTCCTTTTCAGGAAATTGCCACGGCAAAGTCAGATCGTGTTGCGGTTGTAGCTTCGCAATATACTTTTGGAGATATGGGAACGATTATCATTGCGGTGATGATTATGATATCGACTTTTGCCTGTAATAATGGTTTGATAATGGCTGGAGCGAGAGTGTATTATACGATGGCGAAAGATGGATTGTTTTTGAAGAAAGCGGGTGAGATTAATAAAGCTGGTGTTCCAGCGTGGGCTTTGTGGGTTCAATGCGTATGGGCTTCGGCTTTATGCTTGACAGGTAAGTATGGTGATTTATTGGATTTTGTAATTATTATCGTTTTGATTTTTTATATCCTTACTATATATGGAATTTTTATTCTTAGAAAGAAAATGCCCAATGTAGAACGACCATACAAAGCTTTTGGGTATCCTTTTTTACCATTAGTATATATTATTGTGGCTGTAGCTATATGTATTGGATTATTGCTTACCAAGTTTTCTACTTGTGGTTGGGGAGTTTTGATTATGCTAACAGGTATTCCTGTCTATTATTTATCAAAACCGAAGGAATAA
- a CDS encoding peptidoglycan endopeptidase, translated as MKFFRIIVLTLIFCSVSVFSQDKNIKHTIVKGETISSIAQKYNVSAASIYKLNPKAKKTLQLNQVLLIPNSNSKSKETVSVSAKIIDINHEVLPKETLYGITKQYKTTAELLYKANPQLEAEGLKIGQTIVIPATGLTEKEISNVSQKTTAAENTVLTATHKVKPKESLYVIAKDYGITVKELKEINPQIGKKGLKAGQIIVIPANGKIASEALAVEEKPVRIDYKESDVSTDKDLSSVKNTKTNSPTENSNLSQKNSSNGLANATVLHQVKPKESLYVIAKNYGITLNELKKANPKIGKKGLSIGQTIVVPSNGKNATQAIAVEEKLTQSVSREGNIGGDKVLVRDDIASVNNDSIANSANETAVFHEVLPKETKYGIAKKYGITVAVLEKQNPEIEKKLLVGSKLTIKLPNSTLGMVKTEEIQESAGANSNITIANEDLINQLIESASVHIGTRYRSGGTTSSGFDCSGLMCSTFGSFDIKLPRSSIEQASFGERIDTEKVQKGDLIFFRTNGRSRINHVGMVVEVVDDEIKFIHSSIHSGVIISSTKEPYYRRYFAQVNRVLK; from the coding sequence ATGAAGTTTTTTAGAATAATTGTTTTAACCTTAATTTTTTGTAGTGTTAGTGTTTTTTCTCAGGATAAAAACATCAAGCATACAATCGTAAAAGGAGAAACAATTTCTAGTATTGCTCAAAAATACAATGTTTCTGCAGCTTCAATTTATAAGCTTAATCCAAAAGCTAAAAAAACCTTACAACTCAATCAGGTTTTATTAATTCCAAACTCCAATTCGAAATCAAAAGAAACAGTAAGTGTTTCGGCAAAGATAATTGATATTAATCACGAAGTTTTACCCAAAGAAACACTTTACGGAATAACAAAACAATACAAAACTACAGCAGAATTACTTTATAAAGCCAACCCGCAATTGGAGGCAGAAGGGTTAAAAATTGGACAGACTATTGTTATTCCTGCAACTGGTTTGACAGAAAAAGAAATTTCAAATGTATCGCAAAAAACTACCGCTGCTGAAAATACTGTATTAACAGCTACCCATAAGGTAAAGCCCAAAGAGTCTTTGTATGTAATTGCGAAAGATTACGGAATAACGGTTAAGGAGTTAAAGGAAATAAATCCACAAATTGGTAAAAAAGGTTTGAAAGCGGGTCAGATAATTGTAATTCCTGCTAATGGTAAAATTGCATCAGAAGCTCTTGCTGTCGAAGAAAAACCTGTTCGAATTGATTATAAGGAAAGTGACGTTTCTACAGATAAAGATTTGAGTTCAGTTAAAAACACAAAAACAAACAGTCCGACTGAAAATTCAAACTTATCTCAGAAAAATTCCTCAAATGGTTTGGCAAATGCAACTGTTTTGCATCAAGTGAAGCCGAAAGAATCATTATATGTTATTGCGAAAAACTACGGAATTACATTAAATGAATTGAAAAAAGCCAACCCAAAAATTGGTAAAAAAGGGCTGAGTATTGGTCAAACAATCGTAGTTCCGAGTAATGGAAAAAATGCAACTCAAGCCATTGCAGTTGAAGAAAAGCTGACTCAAAGTGTTTCCAGAGAAGGCAATATTGGAGGAGATAAAGTACTTGTTAGGGATGATATTGCAAGTGTGAATAATGACTCAATTGCAAATTCTGCTAATGAAACAGCTGTTTTTCATGAAGTTTTGCCTAAAGAAACAAAATACGGAATTGCTAAGAAATACGGAATTACCGTGGCAGTTTTAGAAAAGCAAAATCCTGAAATAGAAAAAAAGTTATTAGTTGGTTCGAAGTTGACTATCAAGTTGCCAAATTCAACTCTTGGGATGGTAAAAACAGAAGAAATACAAGAAAGTGCAGGTGCAAATTCTAATATTACTATTGCTAATGAGGATTTGATCAATCAACTGATTGAATCTGCATCAGTACATATTGGGACAAGATATAGAAGTGGCGGTACAACAAGTTCAGGTTTTGATTGTTCAGGACTTATGTGTTCTACTTTTGGAAGTTTTGATATAAAATTGCCTAGATCATCAATTGAACAGGCAAGTTTTGGAGAAAGAATTGATACTGAAAAGGTGCAAAAAGGAGATTTAATTTTCTTTAGAACAAACGGGAGAAGTCGAATAAATCACGTTGGAATGGTTGTAGAAGTAGTAGATGATGAAATTAAATTTATCCATTCATCTATTCATTCGGGCGTAATTATTTCGTCTACAAAGGAGCCTTATTATCGGCGATATTTTGCTCAGGTAAATCGGGTGTTAAAATAA
- the trhA gene encoding PAQR family membrane homeostasis protein TrhA produces MDKRIQTRKEELANGITHIMGILFCLIGMPFVIAIAFQKHDLITLFSVFTFGIGMLLVYTFSTFYHLVRNEKAKRILNIADHISIYYLIAGTYTPLMMLYLKRDTALLFLGIMWFVVLLGTIFKVFYTRRFEFVSVFLYLIMGWMIIFVIKPLWNTIPLTVFLWILAGGICYTLGVYFYIKGDKQYFHTIWHFFVLLGTIFHFIAVFISL; encoded by the coding sequence ATGGACAAAAGAATTCAAACTAGAAAAGAAGAATTGGCAAATGGGATCACTCATATTATGGGAATTCTTTTTTGTTTAATAGGAATGCCTTTTGTGATTGCAATCGCTTTTCAAAAACATGATTTAATAACTTTATTTTCGGTTTTTACTTTCGGAATTGGAATGCTGTTAGTATATACTTTCTCAACTTTTTATCATTTAGTTCGAAATGAAAAAGCGAAACGAATATTAAATATTGCCGATCATATAAGTATTTATTATCTTATTGCGGGAACCTATACGCCTCTTATGATGCTGTATCTGAAAAGAGATACTGCCTTGCTGTTTCTTGGAATCATGTGGTTTGTTGTGCTGCTCGGTACAATTTTCAAAGTGTTTTATACCAGACGTTTTGAATTTGTTTCAGTTTTCCTATATTTAATAATGGGGTGGATGATTATTTTTGTCATTAAACCTTTGTGGAATACAATTCCTTTGACCGTCTTTTTGTGGATACTTGCTGGAGGAATTTGTTACACTTTAGGCGTTTATTTCTATATAAAAGGGGATAAACAATATTTCCATACGATTTGGCATTTTTTTGTGCTTTTAGGGACCATTTTTCATTTTATTGCTGTTTTTATAAGTCTATAA